A genome region from Candidatus Thermoplasmatota archaeon includes the following:
- a CDS encoding DUF2341 domain-containing protein codes for MEKTKNKIFRKISVSVLILVLLIMSTTVQGFIQPKKILTSKYTKPPIPSIQPLLDDPYFTWEDLFNTEENIDPYYSYDYELVNGVIKMKNTYSVWTDPSWSRMKPIQLTNNVGNPLLNYAVKLIIDYDSDMQSDYDDLRFKHEGSTTWLDYWIESQSSTQATVWVKVPMIPTGTSNMYLFYGNPSAQGQSDFYSVFTDWTPKEWNDFQISFHAGNEGAWDPDVEYGNNRFLVAWEQGTTIFIRQDIRGVIYDANGAVVIPEFIIYSDYHPIYQYRNENPSIAFGG; via the coding sequence ATGGAGAAAACAAAAAATAAGATATTTAGAAAAATAAGCGTAAGTGTTCTAATCCTTGTTCTGCTAATAATGTCAACAACAGTACAGGGTTTTATTCAACCTAAAAAAATACTTACATCAAAATATACAAAGCCACCAATACCCTCTATACAGCCACTACTGGATGACCCATATTTTACATGGGAGGACCTATTTAACACAGAGGAAAACATAGACCCATATTATTCATATGATTATGAGCTGGTTAATGGCGTAATAAAGATGAAAAACACCTACTCAGTTTGGACTGATCCCTCTTGGAGTAGGATGAAACCTATCCAATTAACAAATAACGTTGGTAACCCTCTTTTAAACTATGCTGTTAAATTGATTATTGATTATGATTCTGATATGCAATCTGATTATGATGATCTTCGTTTTAAACACGAGGGTTCAACAACATGGCTTGATTACTGGATAGAAAGCCAAAGCTCAACTCAAGCAACAGTATGGGTTAAAGTTCCAATGATTCCAACAGGAACAAGCAATATGTACCTGTTTTATGGTAACCCCAGTGCACAAGGTCAAAGTGATTTTTATAGTGTCTTCACAGATTGGACACCGAAAGAATGGAATGATTTTCAGATATCTTTCCATGCAGGAAATGAGGGAGCTTGGGATCCAGATGTTGAATATGGGAATAATAGATTCTTGGTTGCCTGGGAACAGGGAACCACGATTTTTATTCGACAAGACATTAGGGGCGTTATTTACGATGCAAATGGTGCTGTTGTTATTCCAGAGTTTATAATATATTCTGATTATCACCCTATTTATCAATATAGAAATGAGAATCCTTCTATTGCTTTTGGTGGTG